The genomic window TTGATTTTTTACGAAGCAATTCTTTCCACTGTTTTAAGAGCTTTTTTCTGAGCTTCTTTAACATAGTGGATCAACTCCTTACTTCTTATTTTAAACAATCCTTGTCCAAAGTAAAGCAATCAAGGAAAATGTTTAAAAAGAATAATTTTTAAAAAGGGATTTTTATTATATTATATGATAAATCAATGGTATTTTTCATGGGGATAACTGGAATTCATCGTTTTCCCATGAACATATCTTCGAGGAAAGAAAGAAGAAAAATAGGTAAAAAGCTGCTGCGTATATTTTGATTCATTTAACTTAAAAAGAACCGGTTTTGAATGCCCGGTTCTTTTCTTTAATTGAAAATTTTTTATCGTTCAATAGGGATTGCGTTTTCAATTGGCTTGAACGGATTTTGTTTATCAATATGATCATAAAACATGATGCCGTTCAAATGATCAATTTCATGCTGAAACACAATAGCCGGCAAGCCTCTTAATCTCAGTTTAACTTCATTTCCATCAATATCATAACCTTTCACCGTAACGCGGGCATATCTAGGTACATAACCGGGGATGGATTCGTCAACAGATAGGCATCCTTCTCCGGATGTTAAATAAGCCCGTTCTACAGAATGGCTTACGATTTTTGGATTGAATAGAGCGTAACTGAAAAGAGCCCCTTTTTCATCATGGACATGGACAGCGATCATGCGCTTTGAAACATTTATTTGAGGTGCGGCGAGACCTATCCCCGGTCTCAATCCATACTGCGCTGAAATTTCCGGATTTTGGCTGTTTATTACATATTCCAACAAGCTTCTTAATATACGTTTATCCTCATCTGACGGCGGCATAGAGACTTCTTCAGCAACTTTTCGTAAAGTTGGATGCCCGTCGCGGATGATGTCTTCCATCGTTAACATAAATACACACTCCTTAAGGTACTGCAATACATATAAAAATAGCTTCTTACTTATAAATACGATATTAGTCTAACAAAGAAGGCAAAAAAAGTTAACAAAAAAGAGAAGATGCTAAGTACATCTTCCCATTCTTCCTATCAAGCCGCTTCCGCTTTTATTATTGTCCAGCTTCGCCTCCTATCCCCTCGAGGTCGCTTCGGTCCTGCCAACGAAGCCAAAAAACGGCTTCTTTTGTCAGGCCCTCCAGCGCTTGTCGGGGATAACCAGTCGGCTCAGCTTTTCTTAGTTCCAGCACGCACAGCCAACGATAATGAGGAGTATGAATAAAACAACGATTAACGCAAATCCTTTTCCGTGACAATGATCGTGACCGTAACAGTAACTTGGATAGCAACTATAACCGTATCCGTACATAAAGGAAAACCTCCCCTGAAATAGTATTTCGTCCAGAAAAGAAATCTATATCTGGCGACTACTATAGCCTATGAGTGTAAAAAAAACTTGTATAGGCCTGTGCCCAATCATAATTGAATTAGCAAGGAATACAATGGAAACATTTTCTGAATAAAGTATTCAAAAAATGAACGGAGGATTATAATAAAGCGAAAAGAAATTTTTATGAAAAGAAAAGGATCAGCCAATAGTGCTGGTTCTTTTTTATATGTCAACGAATTATTTTATTAATATAATTATATTACTTAATATGAATACTTACTTTATTATAACACATACATAATTCAGTAAAGTTTTATAGTACAGATTGTCATTTTATAATAATACAGTTTAGGAATTTAGTCGAAAATCATTACAAATATGAAAACGAAAAAAACTTATAATAAAGTATTTGACGAGTTTCTTTTTTATATGTACACTTAAAATGCATAGGGTTGTTGTATTAATGTTGTTTTAAAATAGATTGATACAGAATGAGAGAAATCGAGAAAATCATCATTGAACGTTTTTAAATAGGATATTTGTGGAAAACTGGATAGAGTGTCGTTTTTTAGATGTTCATTACAGAAAAGGAAAAATCCGGAATTTTACCGTCTGACAGCATGGTTCAACAGCCCGAAAGATTGTACAGGTATCTAATTAGCCTTATATTTGGGTAATCTATATTTGCATTTTTATAACTATCCATTTTAAATCTTTTTAAATGAAAGGAAGAGGTGGCGAAGAATGACTTCTAAAACAAAGAAGGACCTATTGGATGTTAAACATTCACTTGAAAAAATTGAGCAGCAGTTCGAAACGTTTCAAATTCTAAATGAAAACGGGGAAGTCGTAAATGAAGCAGCTATGCCGGATTTAAGCGATGAACAATTGCAAGAATTAATGCGCCGCATGGTTTATACACGAATCCTCGACCAGCGCTCCATTTCTTTAAATCGTCAAGGACGCTTAGGTTTTTATGCACCGACAGCCGGCCAGGAAGCTTCCCAGCTTGCTTCCCAGTTCGCCTTAGAAAAAGAAGACTTTATTTTGCCTGGTTACCGTGATGTTCCGCAAATCATTTGGCATGGACTGCCGCTATATCAAGCTTTCTTATGGTCCCGCGGACATTTTCAAGGAGGACAAATTCCTGAGGGAGTTAATGTCATTGCTCCACAAATTATTATAGGTGCCCAATACATTCAGGCTGCAGGCGTTGCACTTGGCATGAAAAAACGCGGAGCTAAATCTGTTGCCATTACTTATACAGGTGACGGCGGTGCTTCACAAGGCGATTTCTACGAAGGAATAAACTTTGCCGGTGCTTTCAAGGTTCCAGCTATTTTTATTGTACAAAATAACCGTTTTGCGATTTCTACACCTGTTGAAAAACAGTCTGCAGCAAGAACAATTGCGCAAAAAGCCGTTGCAGCCGGAATTCCGGGAATTCAAGTAGATGGAATGGATCCACTGGCAGTCTACGTGGCTGTCCGGGATGCCCGTGAACGTGCTATTAACGGAGAAGGTCCTACTCTTATTGAAACATTAACATATCGTTACGGTCCGCACACAATGGCCGGAGATGATCCAACTCGTTATCGTACATCTGATTTAGACAGCGAATGGGAAAAGAAAGATCCGCTTGTTCGTTTCCGCAAGTTCTTGGAAAACAAAGGAATCTGGAACGAAGAAATGGAAAATGAAGTAATTGAAAAAGCGAAAGAAGATATTAAAGAGGCGATCAAAAAGGCCGATGAAGCGCCAAAACAAAAGGTGACTGACTTAATGTCTATTATGTACGAAGAGATGCCTGCCTATTTAAAAGAACAATATGAAATTTATAAAGAAAAGGAGTCGAAGTAAGCCATGGGGCAAATGACAATGATTCAAGCAATCACGGATGCGTTACGCACAGAAATGAGAAATGATCCGAATGTATTAGTATTCGGTGAAGATGTGGGCGTAAACGGCGGTGTTTTCCGTGCAACAGAAGGCCTTCAGAAAGAATTTGGCGAAGACCGCGTGTTTGATACTCCGCTGGCTGAATCCGGAATCGGCGGACTCGCGATCGGACTTGGTTTACAAGGCTTCCGTCCGGTTGCTGAAATTCAGTTTTTCGGTTTTGTATACGAAGTAATGGATTCGATTAGCGGTCAAATGGCCCGAATGCGTTATCGTTCCGGAGGCCGATACAATGCCCCTATTACAATTCGTTCGCCTTTTGGGGGCGGAGTGCATACTCCGGAACTTCATGCTGACAGCTTAGAAGGATTAGTAGCACAGCAGCCTGGTTTAAAAGTTGTCATCCCTTCTACTCCTTATGATGCCAAAGGCTTATTAATCTCTGCTATTCGTGATAATGATCCGGTTATTTTTCTTGAGCACATGAAATTATACCGCTCATTCCGACAAGAAGTACCTGAAGAGGAATACATCATTCCATTAGGTAAAGCTGATATTAAAAGAGAAGGTTCTGATTTATCCATAATTACGTATGGGGCAATGGTACATGAATCACTAAAAGCTGCTGAAGAGCTTGAAAAAGAAGGCTACTCCGCAGAGGTGATTGACTTACGGACAATTGTACCTCTCGATATTGAAACAATCATTTCATCAGTGGAAAAAACCGGTCGAGCAATCGTTGTACAAGAAGCTCAAAAACAAGCAGGAATTGCAGCAAACGTTGTTGCAGAGATTAACGACAGAGCCATTCTTAGCCTGGAAGCTCCTGTATTGCGCGTAACAGCTCCTGATACAGTATACCCATTCCCGCAAGCGGAATCTGTATGGCTTCCAAACTATAAAGACATCATTGAAACAGCGAAAAAAGTATTGACTTTTTAATTAATCGAATCGTGATGGAAAGAAAAGGGGCATGAACGGATTGCCCCTGTGTACGTAATATAACGAAGTTGCAAATTAAGCAACGTGAACTTAGGAGGGTGATTCCAAGTGGCATTCGAATTTAAATTGCCTGACATTGGTGAAGGTATTCATGAAGGTGAAATCGTCAAATGGTTTGTTAAGCAAGGTGACAAAGTTCAGGAAGATGATGTTTTATGTGAAGTGCAAAATGATAAAGCAGTAGTAGAAATTCCTTCTCCAGTTACAGGTACGGTTGAAAAAATATTAGTTGAAGAAGGTGCTGTGGCAACTGTCGGACAAGTTTTAATCACATTTGATGCACCCGGCTATGAAAATTTAAAATTTAAAGGCGATGACCATGAAGAAGCGCCAAAGAAAGAAGAAAAAACAGAAGCTCAAGTGCAATCAACATTAGAATCAGGACAGGATATTAAAAAAGAAGCGGCTCAAAAGCAAGAATCGCAAGGTGCAGCAGAGTCTCCTGTACAGACAGAGGTTGATCCGAACCGCCGTGTGATCGCAATGCCTTCTGTTCGCAAATATGCTCGTGATAAAGGTGTAGATATTCGTCTTGTTGCAGGTTCCGGTAAAAATGGACGTGTCTTAAAAGAAGATATTGATTCGTTCTTAAGCGGCGGCCAGGCTAAAGCTGAATCTAAAGCACCAAAAGCTGATCATCCAGCTGCACCGCAAACAGAAGCAATAGCAGCTCCAACTGTTCCGCAAGGTCAATATCCGGAAACACGAGAAAAAATGAGCGGAATTCGCAGGGCGATCGCCAAAGCGATGGTAAATTCTAAACATACAGCGCCACATGTAACACTAATGGATGAAGTGGATGTAACAAAACTTGTTGCCCACCGCAAGAAATTCAAAGAAATTGCAGCAGAAAAAGGAATTAAGCTTACATTCCTTCCTTACGTTGTAAAAGCATTAACGAGTGCTTTACGGGAATATCCGGTATTAAATACTTCACTTGACGACGAAGCAGAAGAGATTATCTATAAGCATTATTACAATATCGGAATAGCTGCAGATACAGACAGAGGTTTATTAGTTCCCGTTGTAAAAGATGCTGACCGCAAATCAGTATTCACTATTTCAAAAGAAATTAACGAATTAGCAGCTAAAGCCCGTGAAGGAAAATTGACACCGGATGAAATGAAAGGCGCTTCATGTACAATTACTAATATCGGGTCTGCCGGCGGTCAATGGTTTACACCGGTTATTAACCATCCTGAAGTTGCCATTCTTGGAATCGGCCGAATCGCTGAAAAACCTGTAGTAAAAGATGGTGAAATTGTTGCAGCACCAGTATTGGCACTATCGTTAAGCTTTGACCACAGAATTATTGACGGGGCAACTGCTCAACATGCACTAAACCACATTAAGCGTTTGTTGAACGATCCTGAACTTTTGTTAATGGAGGCGTAAAAAATGGTAGTAGGAGATTTCCCTATTGAAACAGAAACTCTCGTCATTGGAGCAGGTCCAGGCGGGTATGTAGCTGCAATTCGTGCAGCACAGCTTGGACAAAAGGTTACAATTGTTGAGAAAGGAACCGTTGGCGGTGTATGCTTAAATGTAGGATGTATTCCTTCAAAAGCTTTGATTTCTGCAGGACACCGTTATGAAGCAGCAAAACAGTCCGATTCAATCGGAATTATTGCCGAGAATGTGAAAGTAGATTTCTCAAAAGTTCAAGAATGGAAAGCATCGGTTGTTAAAAAGCTGACAGGCGGTGTTGAAGGCCTGTTAAAAGGGAATAAAGTTGATATTGTGCAAGGAGAAGCATATTTTGTAGATGCAAATACCGTCCGTGTCATGGATGAAAATTCAGCCCAAACTTATAAATTCAAAAATGCTATTATCGCTACCGGTTCACGTCCAATTGAATTGCCTTCTATTAAATTTTCAAAACGTGTACTTGATTCCACTGGTGCTTTGAGTCTTCAGGAGATTCCAAATAAAATTGTCGTAATCGGCGGCGGATATATTGGAATTGAATTGGGCGGGGCATATGCAAGCTTCGGCTCTCAAGTAACAATTCTTGAAGCTGCAGATGATATTTTACATGGATTCGAAAAACAAATGACTGCACTTGTTAAGCGCAACCTTAAGAAAAAAGGTGCAGAAATAATCACAAAAGCAATGGCAAAAGGTGTTGAGGAAACAGAAAACAGTGTCGTCGTAACGTACGAAGTGAAGGGCGAAGAGAAAAGCATCGAGGCTGATTATGTATTTGTCATGGTTGGCCGCCGTCCAAACACTGATGAACTAGGATTAGAACAAGCAGGAATTGAAGTGAATGAAAAAGGCATTATTAAAACTGATAAACAATGCCGCACTTCTGTAAGCAATATTTTTGCAATAGGCGATGTTGCTGAAGGCCTTGATTTAGCTCATAAAGCATCATACGAAGGAAAAATTGCTGCTGAAGTAATTGCCGGCCACAACTCAGAAATCGATTATCTTGGGATTCCTTCAGTTGTCTTTTCAGACCCTGAACTGGCTTCTGTTGGATACACAGAAAGTCAAGCGAAAGAAGAAGGAATTGAAGTTATCGCAGCGAGATTCCCATTTGGGGCAAACGGCCGCGCTCTTTCACTGAACAGCAGTGAAGGATTTATGAAACTCGTTACTCGTAAAGAAGACGGACTAGTCATCGGTGCGCAAATTGCCGGACCGAGCGCTTCTGATATGATTGCTGAATTGGGTCTTGCGATTGAGGCTGGAATGACAGCTGAAGACCTCGCCATGACAATTCACGCGCATCCGACTTTAGGCGAAATTACAATGGAAGCCGCAGAAGTAGCTTTAGGAACACCAATCCATATTTTAAAATAACTAAATCAAAAAAAATCCTTTTCCGAGCGGAAAAGGATTTTTTTACATTTAAGTCAGAAATTCAGTTCATTATTTTACAATTCATATATTGAAAATATCTTGTACTGCTTCTACATATATTACCTATACAAGCAGTATTCATTGGTTGTGTAAACGAAGTTAAAAACGGTGGTGCATTATGAAGATATATACTGTTATTTTAGTACAGCTAATATTATGGAGCGGGTACACTTTTATGGAATGGCTTTCAAAGCGCGATCAGCCGATTTACAATGTATTGATGTTTTTAGTGTTTTTTTATTTGGCCATTATTGCAGGAAATTTTATTATGAAATCGGCGAAAAAAACGCTTCTAGTTACTTTATTAAGCCTGGTACTATATGGCGCATTTCAAATTACGATGCAGTTGATAAGCACTCTTTTGTTTATTACTTTCTTGGATAATAGTACATAATTCGTCCATTAAATAAATGCAGTTCCCCTTGCAGCTTCTTAGCAATGAATTTGCAAAACTCATTTGCCTTTCCTTTATCACCGAATGTTGAGCTCTCAGGAAGAGTTATTTGTATGTATGTTTGTTCCATTTTTGTTCCGTCACTATTAACAATTGTTTCTTTATCAACCCCGAATATGATTGTATGATAGCGGTCATGGTTGGAATATAAATAAAACCATTTACCTTTTCCCTCTTCATTTTCTTTAATTTCATAAGGAAATGCGGCATCCTCATATTGCCAATCGAGCTGTTCGCCGGTTTTTGAAGTAATGTTTTGATAATAAAGAAGGAGTTCTTTTACTTCATCTAATGTAATATCCATTTTCACTGATGAAGGAACAAGCTTAATATATGCATTCGTTGCCATCATCCATCCCCCTAATGCTCACAATTTATTAATTGCTAATATCCATTCTAGCTTGATTAAAATTGCCTGACAACTTAATAAAAAATTGATTTAAGAAAATTTGGTTGTCAAAAGCAAGATTTTGAATTATAATAATTTTCTAATTATATAAAAAAAGGAGGTATGTTATGAGAATTTTCGAAAAACTTTATGATGAATTCGAAAATGTGAAAGTTCGATTTGTTGGGTTTGCGACTGATCAGGCACGTTATGACTTTGGAATAGTGTATACGAATATGTTTTTCGGAAAACCGCTTTTTGTCTGCATGCAAACAGGCCGCTCAGCCCTCCTTGAACCAAGAGACCTCGAAGACACAGATTATCTCATGAAGACTTTCCGTATTCAGGATGAACAACAAGTTGCTGATTTAGTGGAATTTTTCCAAGAAGCCTTGCCGACTGCACCTTTCGAACCTCAATATGAATAACAAAAAAACAGGTCTTATTAGGCCTGTTTTTCATAAATAGGTTATACTAATTGAAAAATTAAATAGTAAACAAAAAAATATAAATAAAAAAATACAATTTTCGTTAATAATGTTACATAAATAGGGCTTGAAATTTTAAATGTGTTATATTATTATTCTATTAAAGATATTGAAGCGCTTTCAGAATTCGATTAACTTCATTAAGAAGGGGAGATCAAAAAATGGGAACAATTGTATGCCAAACATGTAACTCCACTATTGACCATTTTGAAGCAGAGAAAGTTACTGTTCTTTATTCAATAAACTGTAATTGTTGCGATAAAGAGAACGAAGATCAAGAATAATAGATTGATTGTTTAAAAGCATGTGAAATAAATTTCACGTGTTTTTTTTATCATGAAAAAAAACCTTCCGTGGACTGGAAGGTTTTTTTGCTTTTAAGAAAGTTAAATTTTGTTAAAGCGGAAAAGCGTCGTTGCAGGAGCGCAATCGCTGTCGGGGCTAACAAAGGAGGCTTGCGCTTTTCTTAACCTAAAAGTTTAACGGATGGCTTTATGTTCTTTTATTACTCTTAATGTTTTTAGTTCATAATCTTCAGGCCCTTGGACCGGGAGGCCGGCCTCTATGTTCTTTTTAATATAAAGAAGGTTTTCTTTTGTAATTATTTCTCCAGGGATAAAGATTGGAATTCCCGGTGGATAAACCATGACAAATTCGGCAATAATCCGTCCTTCCGATTCTTCAAAAGGTACAACTTCTGTTTCTGCATAAAATGCATCTCTCGGTGTTAAAGCAAGAACCGGAATATCGGGAAGCATGACTTGAACCTTCATTTTTTCAGCTTGATGTTGAAATTCTTTTGACAGCTCCTTCAAAGCTTTAAGAAGAACTTGTGCTTCTTTTTCAGTATCCCCTGGAGTAACAATGCAAAGAATATTGTATAAATCTGATAATTCAACTTCAATATTAAATTTTTCCCTTAACCATTTTTCAGCATCATATCCGGTTATTCCTAAATCTTTAACAGAAATAGTCAATTTTGTCGGATCATAATCAAATGTTGCTTTTGAACCAAGGATTTCATCGCCTACACAATATAAGTGTTCAATTTCATTTATTTTTTTTCGCATTGATTGTGCAAGCTCAATCGTCTTATCCAACAATTGTTTTCCCTCTGTGGCAAGTCTCTTTCTCGCTACATCTAAGGAAGCAAGGAGTAAATAAGAAGTCGATGTTGTTGTCAACATGCTCAAAATCGATTGAACTCTTTTCGGAGAAATAAGACCTTCACGTACGTTCAGGATGGAACTTTGAGTCATTGAACCTCCAAGTTTATGAACGCTTGACGCTGCCATGTCTGCACCTGCCTGCATAGCCGAGAGAGGCAGATCATCATGGAAATGGATATGAGTACCATGGGCCTCATCAACAAGAACAGGAACATTATATTCATGCGCAATCGAAACGATTTCTTTTAAATCGGCAACCATACCGAAATAAGTAGGATTAATCACAAGTACGCCTTTTGCATCCGGATGCTGCTCGAGAGCCTTTGCTACTGCTTCTGTTGTAATTCCGTGCGAAATTCCGAGGTTTTCATCAATTTCCGGGTGAATAAAAATAGGGACAGCTCCTGAGAAAACAATCGCAGACATTACAGATTTATGGACGTTTCTAGGAACGATAATTTTATCGCCGGGTCCGCAAACCGACATAACCATTGTCATAATTACACCACTAGTTCCTTGCACAGAGAAAAATGTATGATCCGCTCCAAATGCTTCAGCGGCAAGATCCTGGGCTTCCTTTATAATTCCTTTAGGCTGATGGAGATCATCAAGAGGCCCGATATTTATTAAATCAATTGATAATGCATTATCTCCTATAAAATTCCGAAATTCCGGGTCGATTCCGGCACCTTTTTTATGTCCGGGAATATGAAATTGAACCGGATTTTTTTTGGCATGTTGTATTAAACCGCTAAATAACGGTGTATGAGATTGATGCAATGTTGTCACACCTCTTTATTTATAATCAATGAAGAAAAAGTCATAAAACATATGAATTATAGCATCTATCACTTTCTTTGCAAAGGGAGAAAGTTGTAAAATCAGCTGTTATTTTTCACCTTTAAAGAAAGGTCGTTTTAGTTTTTGAAATAGACAGGAAAATAACACGAAAGTATCGAATAACTTCACTAAGAATTGATTGGAGGATAAAGAATGAATTGGAATACTAGAGTTACTGACTTATTGAACATTCAATATCCAATTATACAGGGTGGATTAGCTTATTTAGCTTATTCAGAGTTGGCTGCGGCAGTTTCAAATGCCGGAGGATTAGGGCAAATTACTGCTATGTCACTCGGAAGCCCACAAGCTTTAAAAGAAGAAATTCAAAAGGTAAGAGCTTTAACAGATAAACCTTTTGGTGTAAACTTTGCAATCGGGCAGCATGGCAGACCGTTTTCTGATATGCTCGAAGTTGCAATACAAGAACAGGTTCCGGTTATCTCCATGACAGGCGGAAATCCGGCACCTATTTTTGAACAATTGAAAGGAACGAATATAAAAAAACTTGTACTTGTTGCTGCAAAGAGACAGGCACAGAAAGCAGAAGAGCTGGGTGCTGATGCCATTATGGTAGTTGGACATGAAGGAGGCGGCCACCTCGGCAGAAATGATATTGGAACGATGGTTCTCGTTCCTCAAGTTGTCGATGCAGTCAGTATTCCAGTCATTGCATCTGGTGGAATTGGCGACGGAAGAGGACTTATGGCTGCACTCAGTCTTGGGGCAGAAGGAATTGAAATGGGCACAAGATTTATTGCAACAAAAGAATGTGTCCATGCACATGTAAAATATAAAAAACAGCTGGTAGACGGTACGGAAAATGATACGGTTGTTATTAAGAGGTCTTTAGGTGCTCCTGCAAGAGCCATCTTAAATTCATGGACTGAAAAGATTTTAGAAATTGAAAAAGAAAACGGAGGCTATGAAGCATTAAAGGACTATATAAGCGGAACAGCGAACAAACGATTTATATATGAAGGAAATATAGATGAAGGTTTTGCATGGGCAGGTCAAGTTATGGGGCTGATTAAAGACATTCCATCAGTTAAGGAGCTTATTGATCGGATGATTCGGGAAGGAGAAGAAATCCGTAAACGGTGGATTGATTAAACCGATTTAAAAAAGGTTCTTTTCGAGCAATATAAATATAGATTTACAAAATGCCTGACAACAGGAGTGTTGAAATTGGAATATCATTATCCGATTGATTATGATTGGTCCACGCAAGAAATTGTGGATGTAATTAAGTTTTATGAAGCTGTGGAGAAAGCCTATGAAAAAGGGATAAACCGCGACGAACTGCTTAATGCTTACCGACGTTTTAAAGAAATAGTTCCAGGAAAGGCCCAAGAAAAAAAGCTTTGCGGTAAATTTGAGGAATTGAGTGGCTACTCACCTTACAAAACTGTGAAAACTGTCAGAGAGGCGAATTCAGGGGAAATGATAAGAATGAGATAATTGAATAAACAAAGACAAGCGGGGAAAATACTCCATCACGGTTTACGCTAATGAATAGAGGGGTATTAGTATTATATAATCAACTTGTTGAAATCAAAAAAATTACCCGCTTGTAATTTTTTTAATTGGTAAAAAAGAAAAAATTGTTGCAACTAAAATGGATAGCTCATAATATAATAGTAAAAATAATCAGAAAAATTATTTCTTGAAAAAATGGAAGGGGTGTTTTTTCATGAAGCAATTAATAAATTCGTCAAGGAAGAAAAATAGAGATATGGAAAGAACAGCCGTTTTAAGGCTGGAAATGGATTATGAACTGGCAACGCTTTTTGAAGCTATAAATGAGAAAAATGAAGAAAAGAAGAATGAATGCAAGAAAAATCTGGAAAATATTAGACGGGAATTGCTCAAACTTAAGGCTTTATAAATACTGTCCGAAAAAGGAGTACATGTAAAGGGAAATGAGACAACAAAATAAGCGGCTGAAGTGTTAAAAACGAACTCCAGAATGAATATGGGGGTTCGTTTTTGTTTTCATGAATAATGTACAGGATGAAAGAAAAACAAATGATTATTTGGTTAGCCGGAAAATATAAAACTTGAAAGGTTCAATTATTTCCATTAAGCTTTTAGTAAATTTATGTGTCAATAATGATAAAGTTCTGACTTAATATGGAGCAGTTTCGTGTGACAGTTTTCTTTATTGGAGGATTAATATGACGAATTGGAAAGAAATTGATGCAAATGCAAAAACATGGATAAAAGAAGCAGGAGAAAGAATAAAGAACTCTTTTCCAAAAACATTAGATATTCAGGCAAAATCAAATCCTAATGACCTTGTTACTAATATTGATAAGGAGACAGAACAATTCTTTATTACAAAGATAAAAGAAACATATCCTGACCATTACATATTAGGAGAAGAAGGATTTGGCGATAAGCTGAATAATGAATCGGGAATCGTTTGGATTATTGATCCGATAGACGGAACGATGAACTTTATTCATCAACAGAGAAATTTTGCTATTTCTGTTGGAATTTATGAAAACGGCTCCGGCAAAATCGGATTAATTTACGATGTTGTCCATGATGAACTGTACCATGCATTTAAAGGCGAAGGTGCTTATATGAACGGAAAACCCCTTCCCCGCCTCGAGGAAGTATCTGTTTCTGAAGCGATTATTGGAATAAACGCCACATGGATTACGCCAAACAAAAGAATCGATCCTAAATATCTCGCAGCACTTGTTAAAGATGTGAGGGGAACGAGGTCGTATGGATCGGCTGCACTGGAAATTACATATGTTGCTACGGGAAGGTTGGACGCTTATATTTCTTTACGCCTTGCTCCCTGGGATTTTGCAGCAGGCATCGTGATTATTGAAGAACTTGGTGGAGTTGTGTCTTCATTGAGAGGCGAACCGATTAATATTATGGAAAAAAGCTCCTTGTTTGTCTCTAAACCCGGACTCCATGGCACGATTATGAAAAAATATTTGCGGAACGGGAATTGGTAAATAACAGAAAAAGACACAGTGAACACAAATTGAATATGTGCCGCCCTTTACAATCAAAGAGGCTGAGGGTCAGACCCCTCCAATGAAATAAAACCATCCTATAATTTTGTCTTTGTTGGAAGGTGTCAGACCTCAAAGAGTCAGCCTCTTTTCATTTTACAGCTCTCCTTTTTCTCTCATTTTCCGTTTCGTTTTAAAACCGAACCCCATGACAAACACCAGCAGCACGAACGAAGCGCTGGCCCCAGCCACGCTTCGTTCTGCAATGGAAATCCCGATCCCCATAATGCAAAAAGCTGCCGCAAAAGCAAACATTAAGAAAATCCATTTAATCTCTTTCAAAAAAGT from Bacillus methanolicus includes these protein-coding regions:
- a CDS encoding DUF1885 family protein, with translation MATNAYIKLVPSSVKMDITLDEVKELLLYYQNITSKTGEQLDWQYEDAAFPYEIKENEEGKGKWFYLYSNHDRYHTIIFGVDKETIVNSDGTKMEQTYIQITLPESSTFGDKGKANEFCKFIAKKLQGELHLFNGRIMYYYPRK
- a CDS encoding inositol monophosphatase family protein: MTNWKEIDANAKTWIKEAGERIKNSFPKTLDIQAKSNPNDLVTNIDKETEQFFITKIKETYPDHYILGEEGFGDKLNNESGIVWIIDPIDGTMNFIHQQRNFAISVGIYENGSGKIGLIYDVVHDELYHAFKGEGAYMNGKPLPRLEEVSVSEAIIGINATWITPNKRIDPKYLAALVKDVRGTRSYGSAALEITYVATGRLDAYISLRLAPWDFAAGIVIIEELGGVVSSLRGEPINIMEKSSLFVSKPGLHGTIMKKYLRNGNW
- a CDS encoding YlaF family protein; the encoded protein is MKEIKWIFLMFAFAAAFCIMGIGISIAERSVAGASASFVLLVFVMGFGFKTKRKMREKGEL
- a CDS encoding GapA-binding peptide SR1P, translated to MGTIVCQTCNSTIDHFEAEKVTVLYSINCNCCDKENEDQE
- a CDS encoding NAD(P)H-dependent flavin oxidoreductase; protein product: MNWNTRVTDLLNIQYPIIQGGLAYLAYSELAAAVSNAGGLGQITAMSLGSPQALKEEIQKVRALTDKPFGVNFAIGQHGRPFSDMLEVAIQEQVPVISMTGGNPAPIFEQLKGTNIKKLVLVAAKRQAQKAEELGADAIMVVGHEGGGHLGRNDIGTMVLVPQVVDAVSIPVIASGGIGDGRGLMAALSLGAEGIEMGTRFIATKECVHAHVKYKKQLVDGTENDTVVIKRSLGAPARAILNSWTEKILEIEKENGGYEALKDYISGTANKRFIYEGNIDEGFAWAGQVMGLIKDIPSVKELIDRMIREGEEIRKRWID
- a CDS encoding DUF3055 domain-containing protein, translating into MRIFEKLYDEFENVKVRFVGFATDQARYDFGIVYTNMFFGKPLFVCMQTGRSALLEPRDLEDTDYLMKTFRIQDEQQVADLVEFFQEALPTAPFEPQYE
- a CDS encoding UPF0223 family protein; amino-acid sequence: MEYHYPIDYDWSTQEIVDVIKFYEAVEKAYEKGINRDELLNAYRRFKEIVPGKAQEKKLCGKFEELSGYSPYKTVKTVREANSGEMIRMR
- a CDS encoding aminotransferase class I/II-fold pyridoxal phosphate-dependent enzyme — translated: MHQSHTPLFSGLIQHAKKNPVQFHIPGHKKGAGIDPEFRNFIGDNALSIDLINIGPLDDLHQPKGIIKEAQDLAAEAFGADHTFFSVQGTSGVIMTMVMSVCGPGDKIIVPRNVHKSVMSAIVFSGAVPIFIHPEIDENLGISHGITTEAVAKALEQHPDAKGVLVINPTYFGMVADLKEIVSIAHEYNVPVLVDEAHGTHIHFHDDLPLSAMQAGADMAASSVHKLGGSMTQSSILNVREGLISPKRVQSILSMLTTTSTSYLLLASLDVARKRLATEGKQLLDKTIELAQSMRKKINEIEHLYCVGDEILGSKATFDYDPTKLTISVKDLGITGYDAEKWLREKFNIEVELSDLYNILCIVTPGDTEKEAQVLLKALKELSKEFQHQAEKMKVQVMLPDIPVLALTPRDAFYAETEVVPFEESEGRIIAEFVMVYPPGIPIFIPGEIITKENLLYIKKNIEAGLPVQGPEDYELKTLRVIKEHKAIR